TGGGGCTTTGTATCAGGTAAAACCAATACCATTTACTCATGGGAGAAGGTAATCCCTGATGGCAGTGAGCCGCCGCTATGGTTTCATGATGTTTTCAGGAAAGACGGTACGCCATACAAACAAGCCGAGGTTGACCTGATCAAAAAATTAAACGGAAAATAAACCAATCAAATAAACTTTATGAAAAAACACTTTTTGCGTTCTATCGCACTGGCATTACCGGTTTGTGCAATATATTTGTCCGCCTGTAATCAGCAAGCAAGCAAAAATTCAACCGACACTATGACCGACAGTACTACCGCAGCAGCGGCGCCGCAAGCCGCCGCGTTTGATACCACCATTGATGGTAAAAAAGTTCAGCTATTTACCCTTAAAAATAAAAGCGGCGCCCAGGTAAGCATCACTAATTATGGCGGCCGTTTGGTGAGCCTGCAGGTGCCTGATAAGGATGGCAAACTTACCGACGTTATAGTAGGCCCCGGCAGTGCCGAAGGCTTTGTAAAATCAACCGAGCCTTATTATGGCGCGTTGATCGGTCGTTATGGTAACCGTATCGCCAAAGGTAAATTTAAGCTGGAAGGCAAGGAGTACAGCCTGTTTACCAACAACGGTGCTAACACACTCCATGGTGGTAAAAAGGGTTTTCAGTATGTGGTTTGGGATGGCACGCAGCCTGATTCGTCAACCCTGGTGCTTACCTACCTGTCAAAAGATGGTGAGGAGAACTTTCCTGGTAACCTAAACGTGAAAGTTACCTACCATTTCACAGATGATAATAGTTTAGATATTAAATATGAAGCCACTACTGATAAAACTACCGTTTGTAACTTAACCAGCCACGGCTTTTTTAACCTTAACGGTTGCGGCAGCGGCGACATCCTGAAACACGTTTTACAGGTTGATGCCGATAGCTACATTCCGGTTGATGCCGGCCTGATTCCGTTTGGCCGTATTGATAAGGTAGCCGGTACACCGTTTGATTTTAGCAAGCTTACCGAAATTGGTGCCCGTATTGATACCAATGCCAACGAGCAGCTAAAAAACGGCAAAGGTTACGATCACAACTTTGTGCTGAACAAGCATGATATTAATAAATCAATTGCCTCGATAACAGGCGATAAGAGCGGCATAACCATGGATATTTATACCGAGGAGCCGGGTCTGCAATTCTATAGCGGTAACTTTATGCAGTCAAAAAACGAGATGAAGTATGGTAAGATGGATGATTTCCGCACCTCGTTCGCGCTGGAAACACAACATTACCCTGATTCACCAAATCAGCCATCGTTCCCTACAACGGTATTAAAACCGGGCGAAACTTATAAAACTCACACCATCTATAAGTTTACAGTAAAAAAATAAGCATTCGCTTATCCTAATTAAAGTCCTGCCGCGCAACCGGCAGGACTTTTTTTGTATCATAGGCCCCGTTAAATCGTTACTTTTACAAATAAAACAAACGCATTTTGCTTATAGATAACCATGGTCGGCCAATAAATTACCTGCGCCTTGCGGTGACAGACAGGTGCAACCTGCGCTGTTTTTATTGTATGCCCGAGGATGGCCTCAACTGGTTATCACGTACCGAGTTGCTCAGTTATGAGGAACTGTTGCGAATCAGTAGCATGCTGGTAAGCATGGGGGTGAGCAAGATTCGAATTACCGGCGGCGAGCCATTTGTACGGCGGGATCTGATGCAATTACTATCGTCGCTAGCTGCGCTTAACGGGCTTGATGAACTGACCATTACCACCAACGGCGTACTTACCGCGTCTTATGTAAATGAGTTAAAGCGCCTGGGTATCCGCTCGGTAAATTTGAGTCTGGATACGCTGGATGCGGCACGTTTCTTTACCATTACCCGCCGTGATGAATTCGCGGCTGTAATGCACACGCTGGAAGAATTGCTGAAACATGGTATCGACGTAAAAATTAATACCGTGGTTATGGAAGGCAAAAACACGCAGGATATATTA
This genomic interval from Mucilaginibacter defluvii contains the following:
- a CDS encoding aldose epimerase family protein, with protein sequence MTDSTTAAAAPQAAAFDTTIDGKKVQLFTLKNKSGAQVSITNYGGRLVSLQVPDKDGKLTDVIVGPGSAEGFVKSTEPYYGALIGRYGNRIAKGKFKLEGKEYSLFTNNGANTLHGGKKGFQYVVWDGTQPDSSTLVLTYLSKDGEENFPGNLNVKVTYHFTDDNSLDIKYEATTDKTTVCNLTSHGFFNLNGCGSGDILKHVLQVDADSYIPVDAGLIPFGRIDKVAGTPFDFSKLTEIGARIDTNANEQLKNGKGYDHNFVLNKHDINKSIASITGDKSGITMDIYTEEPGLQFYSGNFMQSKNEMKYGKMDDFRTSFALETQHYPDSPNQPSFPTTVLKPGETYKTHTIYKFTVKK
- the moaA gene encoding GTP 3',8-cyclase MoaA, whose amino-acid sequence is MLIDNHGRPINYLRLAVTDRCNLRCFYCMPEDGLNWLSRTELLSYEELLRISSMLVSMGVSKIRITGGEPFVRRDLMQLLSSLAALNGLDELTITTNGVLTASYVNELKRLGIRSVNLSLDTLDAARFFTITRRDEFAAVMHTLEELLKHGIDVKINTVVMEGKNTQDILPLVELTRELPVSVRFIEEMPFNGDGHRFSGIAWDHVRIMNEIRQSYPHLTKAVDEPFSTAYNYTIPGHKGNVGVIAAYSRTFCGTCNRIRITPTGILKTCLYDDGVLNLRDKLRMGNTDEQIKQALLQALNNRVIDGHEAERLVKSAANIHQSMAAIGG